A region from the Manihot esculenta cultivar AM560-2 chromosome 13, M.esculenta_v8, whole genome shotgun sequence genome encodes:
- the LOC110629969 gene encoding uncharacterized protein LOC110629969 isoform X2, protein MESELVDKAIQKLNKESSPDTLQEDRDTDKLLLSRLLSELESLKSGRKVEKSEASAEQKDPLVGEAELKNEKATRVENSSSQIGAEEIMKELKKNWKMGRIRLRAEKMMGSLER, encoded by the exons ATGGAATCAGAGCTCGTTGATAAGGCGATCCAGAAGCTCAACAAAGAATCATCTCCTGATACTCTCCAAGAAGATAGAGATACTGATAAGCTTCTCCTTTCTAGATTACTTTCTGAG TTGGAATCATTGAAAAGTGGAAGGAAAGTTGAGAAATCAGAAGCATCAGCTGAACAAAAGGATCCTTTAGTTGGTGAAGCAGAGCTGAAAAATGAGAAAGCTACCCGAGTGGAAAATAGCAGCTCTCAAATTGGTGCTGAAGAGATAATGAAGGAGCTTAAAAAG AACTGGAAAATGGGAAGGATCCGATTACGTGCAGAAAAGATGATGGGGAGCTTAGAAAGATAA
- the LOC110629969 gene encoding uncharacterized protein LOC110629969 isoform X1, with product MESELVDKAIQKLNKESSPDTLQEDRDTDKLLLSRLLSELESLKSGRKVEKSEASAEQKDPLVGEAELKNEKATRVENSSSQIGAEEIMKELKKVRKQNIVTHCLLSAMIVLTLAWQLSEVSLILKVKDGLNHPFKSLGSMIKGMLIAPRSNVQDAETEQHSEASSSSVHLHMPELPHVNLGLNDKDD from the exons ATGGAATCAGAGCTCGTTGATAAGGCGATCCAGAAGCTCAACAAAGAATCATCTCCTGATACTCTCCAAGAAGATAGAGATACTGATAAGCTTCTCCTTTCTAGATTACTTTCTGAG TTGGAATCATTGAAAAGTGGAAGGAAAGTTGAGAAATCAGAAGCATCAGCTGAACAAAAGGATCCTTTAGTTGGTGAAGCAGAGCTGAAAAATGAGAAAGCTACCCGAGTGGAAAATAGCAGCTCTCAAATTGGTGCTGAAGAGATAATGAAGGAGCTTAAAAAGGTAAGGAAGCAGAATATAGTGACCCATTGCCTTCTTTCGGCCATGATTGTCCTCACTTTAGCTTGGCAATTATCTGAGGTTTCCCTCATTTTGAAAGTTAAAGATGGGTTGAATCACCCATTTAAATCCTTAGGAAGTATGATTAAAGGGATGCTAATAGCTCCTCGATCAAATGTGCAAGATGCAGAAACAGAACAGCATTCAGAAGCATCTTCATCTTCTGTGCATCTTCACATGCCAGAGCTTCCACATGTGAATTTGGGATTAAATGATAAAGATGACTGA
- the LOC110629970 gene encoding nuclear transport factor 2B yields the protein MDPDAVAKAFVEHYYTTFDANRAGLANLYQEGSMLTFEGQKIQGAQNIVAKLTSLPFQQCQHSITTVDCQPSGPAGGMLVFVSGNLQLTGEQHALKFSQMFHLMPTPQGSFYVFNDIFRLNYA from the exons ATGGATCCAGACGCGGTGGCCAAGGCCTTCGTCGAGCACTATTACACCACTTTCGACGCCAATCGGGCGGGTTTGGCCAATCTCTACCAAGAGGGATCCATGCTTACTTTCGAGGGCCAGAAGATCCAGGGCGCCCAAAACATCGTCGCTAAGCTTACTAGCCTTCCCTTCCAGCAGTGCCAGCACAGCATCACCACAGTCGATTGTCAGCCCTCTGGCCCTGCTGGTGGCATGCTCGTCTTTGTCTCCGGTAACCTCCAGCTCACCGGTGAACAACATGCTCTCAAGTTCAGCCAG ATGTTCCATTTGATGCCAACACCACAGGGGAGCTTTTATGTGTTCAATGACATTTTCCGGTTGAACTATGCATGA
- the LOC110630343 gene encoding histidine kinase 3 codes for MSLLHVFGFGLKVGHLLWMLCCWIVSVISMNWFINGGIVESKTGLLGDGGKMWLRFWGKISGNSCKMHHHYYQYIGSKRVRKTWWRKLLVSWVIGWIMVSLWILWYMSSQATEKRKETLASMCDERARMLQDQFNVSMNHVQAMSILISTFHHGKNPSAIDQRTFARYTERTAFERPLTSGVAYAVRVLHSEREQFEKQQGWTIKRMDTLEQNPVHKDDYTPELLEPSPIQEEYAPVIFAQDTISHVVSLDMLSGKEDSENVLRARESGTGVLTAPFRLLKTNRLGVILTFAIYKKDLPSNATPNERIQATDGYLGGVFDIESLVEKLLQQLASKQTILVDVYDTTNESHPISMYGSNVSDDGLQHVSSLNFGDPHRKHEMHCRFKQKPPWPWLAITTSFGVLVIALLIGHIFHATVNRIAKVEDDYHEMMELKKRAEAADIAKSQFLATVSHEIRTPMNGVLGMLHMLMDTDLDVTQQDYVKTAQASGKALVSLINEVLDQAKIESGKLELEDVQFNLRAILDDVLSLFSDKSQGKGVELAVYISDSVPEMLIGDPGRFRQIIINLMGNSIKFTHQGHIFVTVHLVEEVIESIDVETESSSRNTLSGLPVADRRRSWAGFRTFSQEGSSRTLLSTSSDLINLIISVEDTGEGIPLEAQSRIFTPFMQVGPSTSRKYGGTGIGLSISKCLVGLMNGEIGFVSIPKIGTTFTFTAVFANGCSDSNEYNSYKISNQSNAITSEFRGMTALVVDPRSVRAKVSRYHIQRLGIHVEVVSDLNQALCSTSNGNAVVNMVLIEQEVWDRDSSVSAQFVNNIKKIDGGVSLKLFLLANSISSSRTNDASSGVYTPSVIMKPLRASMLAASLQRAMGVGNKGNPRNGELGNLLLGRKILIVDDNGVNLKVAAGALKKYGADVVCAESGEKAIKLLTPPHQFDACFMDIQMPEMDGFEATKRIRDKECSFKSTIQNGDASVGAYENLPNWHVPILAMTADVIQATHEECLKCGMDGYVSKPFEAEQLYREVSRFFQSTSTVIL; via the exons ATGAGTTTACTCCATGTATTTGGTTTTGGTTTAAAGGTGGGGCATCTACTTTGGATGCTATGTTGCTGGATTGTATCAGTGATTTCTATGAACTGGTTCATTAATGGTGGAATTGTGGAGAGCAAGACTGGTTTGCTTGGTGATGGTGGCAAGATGTGGCTCAGGTTCTGGGGCAAGATCTCAGGGAATAGTTGCAAGATGCACCATCACTACTACCAGTATATTGGGTCGAAGAGAGTTAGAAAAACATGGTGGAGAAAGCTCTTGGTGTCATGGGTAATTGGCTGGATCATGGTCTCTTTATGGATCTTATGGTACATGAGCTCACAAGCCACCGAGAAGAGGAAAGAGACGCTTGCAAGCATGTGTGATGAGAGGGCCAGGATGCTACAGGATCAGTTTAATGTGAGCATGAACCATGTACAGGCCATGTCCATTTTGATCTCAACCTTTCACCACGGCAAGAATCCTTCTGCGATTGATCAG AGGACTTTTGCAAGGTACACAGAAAGAACTGCTTTTGAGAGACCCCTCACAAGCGGTGTGGCATATGCTGTAAGGGTGCTCCACTCTGAAAGGGAACAATTTGAGAAGCAACAAGGGTGGACGATTAAGCGGATGGATACCCTTGAACAAAATCCAGTTCATAAAGATGACTATACACCAGAATTATTGGAGCCATCCCCAATTCAGGAAGAATATGCCCCTGTCATCTTTGCGCAGGATACCATTTCTCACGTTGTTTCTCTTGATATGCTGTCTGGAAAA GAAGACAGTGAAAATGTGTTGCGTGCTAGAGAATCAGGAACAGGAGTTCTAACTGCTCCATTTAGGTTACTCAAAACTAACCGTCTCGGGGTTATATTGACCTTTGCCATCTACAAGAAAGATCTCCCCTCAAATGCAACTCCAAATGAGAGGATTCAAGCCACTGATGG GTATCTTGGAGGAGTCTTTGATATTGAATCACTTGTGGAAAAGTTACTTCAACAACTTGCAAGTAAACAAACTATCCTAGTGGATGTGTATGACACTACTAATGAATCTCATCCCATCAGCATGTATGGCTCAAATGTATCGGATGATGGGTTGCAACATGTGAGCTCTCTTAATTTTGGAGATCCCCATAGAAAGCATGAGATGCACTGCAG ATTCAAACAAAAACCACCATGGCCATGGTTAGCAATAACAACTTCTTTTGGGGTCCTTGTGATTGCATTGCTTATTGGACATATTTTCCATGCAACTGTGAATAGAATTGCCAAAGTTGAAGATGATTATCATGAAATGATGGAGCTTAAAAAACGAGCTGAGGCAGCTGATATTGCCAAATCTCAG TTTCTTGCTACAGTTTCCCATGAGATCAGAACTCCAATGAATGGTGTTCTAG GAATGTTACATATGCTTATGGACACGGATCTAGATGTAACTCAACAAGATTATGTCAAAACTGCACAAGCAAGTGGAAAAGCTCTTGTCTCATTAATTAACGAGGTTTTGGATCAAGCAAAAATTGAATCTGGTAAGCTTGAGCTTGAGGATGTACAGTTCAATCTACGGGCAATTTTAGATGATGTGTTGTCGCTCTTCTCTGACAAGTCTCAAGGGAAAGGAGTAGAG TTGGCAGTTTACATCTCTGATAGTGTTCCTGAAATGCTAATTGGTGATCCAGGGAGATTCCGGCAAATCATAATCAATCTCATGGGAAATTCAATAAAG TTCACTCATCAAGGGCACATATTTGTCACTGTCCATCTTGTGGAGGAGGTGATCGAGTCCATAGATGTAGAGACAGAATCGTCATCAAGGAACACCTTGAGTGGTTTACCTGTTGCAGATAGACGCCGCAGCTGGGCAGGATTTAGGACTTTCAGTCAAGAGGGGTCTAGTCGTACTCTGTTGTCTACCTCGTCTGACCTGATTAATCTAATAATTTCTGTTGAGGATACAGGAGAAGGGATCCCTCTGGAAGCCCAGTCTCGCATTTTCACTCCTTTTATGCAGGTTGGTCCATCCACTTCCCGAAAATATGGAGGCACAGGGATTGGCCTAAGTATAAGCAAGTGTTTGGTTGGCCTCATGAATGGAGAAATTGGTTTTGTAAGCATTCCCAAGATTGGGACCACCTTTACATTTACTGCTGTTTTTGCCAATGGCTGCTCTGATTCAAATGAGTACAATAGTTACAAAATCAGCAACCAGTCTAATGCTATCACTTCAGAATTTCGTGGCATGACAGCATTAGTTGTGGATCCAAGGTCTGTTAGAGCCAAGGTTTCAAGATATCATATCCAGAGGCTTGGAATTCATGTTGAAGTGGTTTCTGATTTAAATCAAGCTTTATGTAGCACAAGCAATGGGAATGCAGTTGTCAATATGGTTCTTATTGAACAAGAAGTTTGGGATAGAGATTCAAGTGTTTCGGCtcaatttgttaataatataaagaaaattgATGGTGGTGTTTCTCTAAAGCTATTCCTCCTGGCTAATTCTATCAGCTCTTCCAGAACAAATGATGCATCTTCTGGTGTTTATACCCCAAGTGTCATCATGAAGCCCCTGAGGGCAAGCATGCTGGCTGCATCTTTACAACGAGCAATGGGTGTTGGGAATAAGGGGAATCCACGCAATGGGGAACTCGGCAACCTTCTTCTTGGAAGAAAAATTCTTATTGTAGATGACAATGGTGTGAACCTCAAAGTAGCTGCTGGTGCTTTGAAAAAGTATGGAGCTGATGTGGTCTGTGCAGAGAGTGGGGAAAAGGCGATCAAATTGCTTACCCCACCCCACCAGTTTGATGCCTGTTTTATGGACATCCAGATGCCAGAAATGGATGG GTTTGAAGCTACCAAAAGAATTCGTGACAAAGAATGCAGTTTCAAAAGTACCATTCAAAATGGAGATGCTTCAGTTGGAGCCTATGAAAATCTTCCTAATTGGCATGTTCCGATATTAGCAATGACTGCAGATGTAATCCAAGCTACACACGAGGAATGCTTGAAGTGTGGAATGGACGGATATGTTTCTAAACCATTTGAAGCCGAACAACTGTATAGAGAGGTTTCACGATTTTTCCAGTCAACTTCCACTGTGATTTTATAG